From Methanomassiliicoccus luminyensis B10, the proteins below share one genomic window:
- a CDS encoding tyrosine-type recombinase/integrase codes for MPDAQRYRSELVDAYLDKKVEHGRLSRKNADNYRPRLLMALDSLEEWGLAYTPDKIGEAEILHLLNVTFAHEKVSSRRWDMSIVSGFLEAHDNKIIKKMELVWPQDARVHVDWLTPEEAVAMLEAARPGVERLVIHLELRLWLRRVEVRRLRPEDVQPIRMLDPMTDQVFEGVVDVHGKGRGGGKWRTLAWAPESKEVLEEYDRQRAAMIARARQKNPQVEVPQEYVIYEKNGKLSGYSDSGLDTIVMRVAKRAGIVRKILNHTLRRTGARMAYFARVLLVEIMEGLGHSSEKETIKYLGLTVHELGRAQAKIHSFLQGVKERMKKGQGPQEPSGASRVSS; via the coding sequence GTGCCGGATGCTCAACGGTATCGGTCGGAGCTGGTGGACGCTTACCTCGACAAGAAGGTGGAACACGGGCGGCTGTCCAGGAAAAACGCGGACAACTATCGCCCAAGGCTGCTGATGGCCCTGGACTCCCTGGAGGAGTGGGGGTTGGCCTACACTCCAGACAAGATTGGGGAAGCGGAGATTCTTCACCTCTTGAACGTGACATTTGCGCACGAGAAGGTCAGCTCACGGCGGTGGGACATGTCCATTGTGAGCGGGTTCCTGGAGGCCCACGACAACAAGATCATAAAGAAGATGGAGCTGGTGTGGCCGCAGGATGCCAGGGTACATGTGGACTGGCTCACCCCGGAGGAAGCGGTGGCCATGCTGGAGGCCGCCCGGCCGGGCGTGGAACGGCTGGTCATCCATCTAGAGCTACGGCTATGGCTCCGGCGCGTGGAGGTCAGGAGGCTCAGGCCGGAGGACGTGCAGCCAATCAGAATGCTGGACCCCATGACGGACCAGGTGTTCGAGGGTGTGGTAGACGTCCACGGCAAGGGGCGCGGCGGCGGGAAGTGGCGGACCTTGGCCTGGGCTCCGGAGTCGAAGGAGGTCCTGGAGGAGTACGATCGACAACGCGCGGCCATGATCGCCAGGGCCAGGCAGAAAAATCCCCAGGTGGAGGTCCCGCAGGAATATGTGATCTACGAGAAGAACGGGAAGCTGTCCGGCTACTCGGATTCGGGGCTGGACACGATAGTCATGCGGGTAGCGAAGAGGGCAGGCATCGTCAGGAAGATCCTGAACCACACGCTCCGCAGGACAGGAGCCAGGATGGCCTACTTCGCGAGGGTGCTGCTCGTGGAAATCATGGAGGGCCTGGGGCATTCGTCGGAGAAGGAGACGATCAAGTACCTGGGGCTGACGGTGCACGAGCTGGGTCGGGCGCAGGCGAAGATTCACAGCTTCCTGCAAGGAGTGAAGGAGCGCATGAAGAAGGGGCAGGGCCCGCAGGAACCGTCCGGTGCGTCGAGGGTGTCCAGTTGA